In one Spirosoma rigui genomic region, the following are encoded:
- a CDS encoding dienelactone hydrolase family protein: MKIVFITGLSFFMSLFSWLTPKPVETSIPECHSAVGNDMSAMAADPAFQALHLAPLPFTYKGAGDMITFPTVDGQPANGFLLKAKKPSNKWLLVYQEWWGLNDNIKKEAETYYNDLKDVNVLAVDMYDGKVATEPAEAGKLMQGADQKRLESIMKGAIAYAGPKAEFASVGWCFGGMLSLKSAMLEGKQAKGCVMYYGRPEQDVEKLKTLETDVIGFFGTQDKGITPESVKMFEENMKKAGEKVTVKMYDAGHGFANPSNPVYNKEAAADAYKLSLAYLKNKLKA, from the coding sequence ATGAAAATCGTCTTTATTACCGGTCTCTCCTTTTTTATGTCGCTGTTTTCCTGGCTGACGCCTAAGCCAGTGGAAACCAGTATTCCCGAATGCCACAGTGCGGTCGGAAACGACATGTCGGCCATGGCGGCCGATCCGGCGTTCCAGGCCCTGCACCTGGCTCCGTTGCCGTTTACCTACAAGGGAGCCGGCGACATGATTACGTTCCCGACCGTCGACGGACAACCTGCCAACGGATTTCTGCTTAAAGCCAAAAAACCGTCGAACAAATGGCTGCTGGTGTACCAGGAGTGGTGGGGGCTGAACGATAACATCAAGAAAGAAGCCGAAACGTACTACAACGACCTGAAAGACGTGAACGTATTGGCCGTGGATATGTATGACGGCAAAGTTGCCACCGAGCCGGCAGAAGCGGGCAAGCTCATGCAGGGTGCCGACCAGAAGCGGCTCGAATCGATCATGAAAGGTGCTATTGCCTACGCGGGTCCCAAGGCTGAATTTGCCAGTGTGGGCTGGTGCTTCGGTGGTATGCTCTCGCTGAAGTCGGCCATGCTGGAAGGTAAGCAGGCCAAAGGATGTGTAATGTACTACGGCAGGCCCGAGCAGGACGTTGAAAAGCTGAAAACGCTGGAAACGGATGTTATTGGTTTCTTCGGTACGCAGGACAAAGGTATCACGCCTGAGTCGGTAAAAATGTTCGAAGAGAACATGAAGAAAGCTGGCGAGAAAGTAACGGTGAAAATGTACGATGCCGGTCACGGTTTCGCCAACCCGAGCAATCCGGTATATAACAAGGAAGCTGCTGCCGATGCCTACAAGCTGTCGCTGGCTTACCTGAAGAACAAACTGAAAGCCTAA